Proteins encoded by one window of Antechinus flavipes isolate AdamAnt ecotype Samford, QLD, Australia chromosome 4, AdamAnt_v2, whole genome shotgun sequence:
- the FZD9 gene encoding frizzled-9, with the protein MAPGPARAALLWPLLVAGAAAAALELGPDEAERERGRGWARCQAVAIPMCRGIGYNLTRMPNLLGHETQAEAAAKLHEFAPLVEYGCHAHLRFFLCSLYAPMCTDQVSAPIPACRPMCEQARRRCAPVMEQFSFPWPDALDCARLPTPNDPHALCMEAPENATAGPAPAAPGGAATGGHAGHQGLGMLPVAPRPPRPAPGPGPGAPSCENPDKFQYVAKSRACAPRCAPGVEVFWSGRDKDFALVWMAVWSALCFFSTAFTVLTFLLDPHRFQYPERPIIFLSMCYNVYSLAFLIRAVAGAQSVACDHEAGALYVIQEGLENTGCTLVFLLLYYFGMASSLWWVVLTLTWFLAAGKKWGHEAIEAHGGYFHMAAWGLPALKTIVILTLRKVAGDELTGLCYVGSADASALTGFVLVPLSCYLVLGTSFLLTGFVALFHIRKIMKTGGTNTEKLEKLMVKIGVFSILYTVPATCVIVCYVYERLNMDYWRLRATEQPCAAAALPGGRRDCSLRGGSVPTVAVFMLKIFMSLVVGITSGVWVWSSKTFQTWQSLCHRKLAGGRARGKGCGGPAGCGRGPHCHYKAPAVVLHMTKADPYLENPTHL; encoded by the coding sequence ATGGCCCCCGGGCCGGCGCGGGCCGCGCTGCTCTGGCCGCTGCTGGTGGCCGGCGCGGCGGCGGCAGCGCTGGAGCTGGGGCCGGACGAGGCGGAGCGCGAGCGGGGCCGGGGCTGGGCGCGCTGCCAGGCCGTGGCCATCCCCATGTGCCGCGGCATCGGCTACAACCTGACCCGCATGCCCAACCTGCTGGGCCACGAGACGCAGGCCGAGGCGGCGGCCAAGCTGCACGAGTTCGCGCCGCTCGTGGAGTACGGCTGCCACGCGCACCTGCGCTTTTTCCTGTGCTCCCTCTACGCGCCCATGTGCACCGACCAGGTGTCCGCGCCCATCCCCGCGTGCCGGCCCATGTGTGAACAAGCCCGCCGCCGCTGCGCGCCCGTCATGGAGCAGTTCAGCTTCCCGTGGCCCGACGCCCTGGACTGCGCGCGCCTGCCCACGCCCAACGACCCCCACGCGCTCTGCATGGAGGCGCCCGAGAACGCCACGGCCGGGCCCGCGCCCGCAGCCCCGGGGGGCGCCGCCACAGGCGGCCACGCCGGCCACCAGGGCCTGGGCATGCTGCCCGTGGCGCCGCGCCCTCCCCGGCCCGCGCCGGGCCCCGGGCCCGGCGCCCCCTCCTGCGAGAACCCCGACAAGTTCCAGTACGTGGCGAAGAGTCGCGCGTGCGCCCCCCGCTGCGCGCCCGGGGTCGAGGTCTTCTGGTCGGGGCGCGACAAGGACTTCGCCCTGGTGTGGATGGCCGTGTGGTCGGCGCTGTGCTTCTTCTCCACGGCCTTCACCGTGCTCACCTTCCTGCTGGACCCGCACCGCTTCCAGTACCCCGAGCGGCCCATCATCTTCCTGTCCATGTGCTACAACGTCTACTCGCTGGCCTTCCTGATCCGCGCCGTGGCCGGGGCGCAGAGCGTGGCCTGCGACCACGAGGCCGGGGCCCTCTACGTGATCCAGGAGGGCCTGGAGAACACGGGCTGCACGCTGGTCTTCCTGCTGCTGTACTACTTCGGCATGGCCAGCTCCCTCTGGTGGGTGGTGCTCACCCTCACCTGGTTCCTGGCGGCCGGCAAGAAGTGGGGCCACGAGGCCATCGAGGCGCACGGAGGCTACTTCCACATGGCGGCCTGGGGGCTGCCCGCGCTCAAGACCATCGTCATCCTCACGCTGCGCAAGGTGGCGGGCGACGAGCTGACGGGGCTGTGCTACGTGGGCAGCGCCGACGCCAGCGCGCTCACGGGCTTCGTGCTGGTGCCCCTGTCCTGCTACCTGGTGCTGGGGACCAGCTTCCTGCTCACCGGCTTCGTGGCCCTCTTCCACATCCGCAAGATCATGAAGACGGGGGGCACCAACACGGAGAAGCTGGAGAAGCTCATGGTGAAGATCGGCGTCTTCTCCATCCTCTACACCGTGCCCGCCACCTGCGTCATCGTCTGCTACGTCTACGAGCGGCTCAACATGGACTACTGGCGCCTGCGGGCCACGGAGCAGCCCTGCGCCGCCGCCGCGCTCCCCGGGGGGCGCCGGGACTGCTCCCTGCGCGGCGGCTCCGTGCCCACCGTGGCCGTCTTCATGCTGAAGATCTTCATGTCCCTCGTGGTGGGCATCACCAGCGGCGTCTGGGTCTGGAGCTCCAAGACCTTCCAGACTTGGCAGAGCCTGTGCCACCGGAAACTGGCGGGGGGCCGGGCCAGGGGCAAGGGCTGCGGGGGGCCGGCGGGCTGCGGCCGCGGGCCGCACTGCCACTACAAGGCCCCGGCCGTGGTCCTCCACATGACCAAGGCGGACCCGTACCTGGAGAACCCCACGCACCTCTAG